One Brevibacterium spongiae DNA segment encodes these proteins:
- the ilvN gene encoding acetolactate synthase small subunit has protein sequence MNNSRHTLSVLVENKPGVLTRFTGLIARRGFNIHSLAVGVTEHEELSRITVVVDVNDVPLEQVTKQLNKLVNVIKIVELEPETSVRRAHIIYKVKANTATRPQVASAVEMFRAKIVDVGPDSVSIEATGELGKVEALREVLEPFGIKEIVQSGTVAIGRGAKSITDRALRS, from the coding sequence ATGAACAACAGCCGGCACACACTCTCTGTCCTGGTCGAGAACAAGCCCGGTGTGCTCACCCGGTTCACCGGGCTCATCGCCCGTCGCGGCTTCAACATCCACAGCCTCGCCGTCGGTGTGACCGAGCACGAAGAGCTCTCGCGGATCACGGTGGTCGTCGACGTCAACGATGTTCCCCTGGAACAGGTGACGAAGCAGCTGAACAAGCTCGTCAACGTCATCAAGATCGTCGAGCTCGAACCCGAGACCTCGGTGCGTCGTGCGCACATCATCTACAAGGTCAAGGCGAATACGGCGACACGTCCGCAGGTCGCCTCGGCGGTGGAGATGTTCCGAGCGAAGATCGTCGACGTCGGACCTGATTCCGTGAGCATCGAGGCCACCGGTGAGCTCGGCAAGGTCGAAGCGCTGCGCGAGGTCCTCGAACCCTTCGGGATCAAGGAGATCGTGCAGTCGGGAACCGTGGCCATCGGCCGCGGAGCGAAGTCGATCACCGACCGTGCCCTGCGCAGCTGA
- a CDS encoding acetolactate synthase large subunit: MAAKPSTAKDTGTQPASAPVTATPSSIRRNTGPEVLTGAQAIVRSLEKLEVDTVFGLPGGTILPTYDPLFETEKIRHILVRHEQGAGHAAEGYAAASGKLGVCIATSGPGATNLITALADANMDSVPMLAITGQQASTLLGTDAFQEADIVGMTMPVTKHSFLVTRAEDIPGVLVNAHHIATTGRPGPVLVDITKDAQTGTAPFVWPEEPALPGYRPILKPHAKQIREAARLMSEAQRPVFYIGGGVIRSEAEKELLRLAEATNIPVVTTLMARGAFPDSHQLHLGMPGMHGSVPAVTAFQKADLLIAIGARFDDRVTGKLDSFAPNAQVIHADIDPAEIGKNREVDVAIVGDAREVLAEMLAEMRSKFPKALERQREPWWRFLNRLKQTYPLGYETHGELCDPQYVISRISALTGPEAVYAAGVGQHQMWAAQFIEFERPKSWLNSGGLGTMGYSVPAAMGAKVGQPDRVVWAIDGDGCFQMTNQELATCALNNIPIKVAIINNSSLGMVRQWQTLFYDGRYSNTDLNTGHETIRIPDFVKLAEAYGCEALRVDRNEDVDAAIEKALSINDRPVVLDFTVPPDAMVWPMVAAGVSNDEIEYARGIRPEFDGEGEEEAEAAIAEAGANEDGTVRSVAEIEGGLE, from the coding sequence ATGGCAGCCAAGCCCTCGACCGCGAAGGACACGGGCACTCAACCCGCGTCCGCACCGGTCACAGCCACACCGTCCAGTATTCGCCGCAACACCGGCCCCGAGGTCCTCACCGGCGCGCAGGCGATCGTCCGCAGCCTCGAGAAGCTCGAGGTCGACACGGTATTCGGGCTTCCCGGCGGCACCATCCTTCCCACCTATGACCCGCTCTTCGAGACCGAGAAGATCCGCCATATCCTCGTCCGCCATGAGCAGGGCGCCGGCCACGCGGCCGAAGGCTATGCGGCCGCATCCGGCAAGCTCGGCGTGTGCATCGCCACCTCGGGTCCGGGTGCGACCAACCTCATCACGGCGCTGGCCGACGCGAACATGGACTCCGTGCCGATGCTCGCGATCACCGGCCAGCAGGCCTCGACGCTGCTCGGCACCGACGCATTCCAGGAAGCCGATATCGTCGGCATGACGATGCCGGTGACCAAGCACAGCTTCCTCGTCACTCGCGCCGAGGATATCCCCGGAGTCCTCGTCAACGCCCACCACATCGCAACCACCGGTCGTCCCGGCCCCGTGCTCGTCGACATCACCAAGGACGCCCAGACCGGCACGGCTCCGTTCGTCTGGCCGGAGGAGCCGGCGCTGCCCGGCTACCGCCCGATCCTCAAGCCGCACGCCAAGCAGATCCGCGAGGCCGCGCGTCTGATGTCGGAGGCTCAGCGCCCCGTGTTCTACATCGGCGGCGGAGTCATCCGCTCGGAGGCCGAGAAGGAGCTGCTGCGCCTGGCCGAGGCCACGAACATCCCCGTGGTCACCACGCTCATGGCCCGAGGAGCTTTCCCCGACTCTCACCAGCTGCACCTGGGCATGCCCGGAATGCACGGCAGCGTGCCTGCCGTCACCGCCTTCCAGAAGGCCGACCTGCTCATCGCCATCGGCGCCCGCTTCGACGACCGAGTGACCGGCAAGCTCGATTCCTTCGCCCCGAACGCGCAGGTCATCCACGCCGATATCGACCCGGCCGAGATCGGCAAGAACCGCGAGGTCGATGTCGCGATCGTCGGCGATGCCCGCGAAGTGCTCGCCGAGATGCTCGCGGAGATGCGCAGCAAGTTCCCCAAGGCCCTGGAGCGTCAGCGCGAACCGTGGTGGCGCTTCCTCAATCGTCTCAAGCAGACCTATCCGCTCGGCTATGAGACGCACGGCGAACTGTGCGATCCGCAGTACGTCATCTCCCGGATCTCCGCTCTCACCGGCCCCGAGGCTGTCTATGCCGCAGGAGTGGGACAGCACCAGATGTGGGCGGCTCAGTTCATCGAGTTCGAGCGTCCCAAATCCTGGCTGAACTCCGGCGGACTCGGCACCATGGGCTACTCCGTGCCCGCAGCGATGGGTGCGAAGGTCGGTCAGCCCGACCGTGTCGTGTGGGCGATCGACGGTGACGGCTGCTTCCAGATGACCAATCAGGAACTGGCCACCTGCGCGCTCAACAACATCCCGATCAAGGTCGCGATCATCAACAACTCGTCCCTGGGCATGGTCCGCCAGTGGCAGACCCTGTTCTACGACGGCCGCTACTCGAACACCGACCTCAACACCGGTCACGAGACGATCCGCATCCCCGACTTCGTCAAACTGGCCGAAGCCTACGGCTGCGAAGCGCTGCGCGTGGACCGCAACGAGGATGTCGACGCCGCGATCGAGAAGGCGCTGTCGATCAATGACCGACCGGTCGTCCTCGACTTCACAGTCCCGCCGGATGCGATGGTGTGGCCGATGGTCGCGGCAGGTGTGTCGAACGATGAGATCGAGTACGCCCGCGGCATCCGCCCCGAATTCGACGGGGAGGGCGAAGAGGAAGCCGAGGCCGCCATCGCCGAGGCTGGAGCGAACGAAGACGGCACGGTGCGTTCCGTGGCTGAGATCGAAGGAGGCCTGGAATGA
- a CDS encoding phosphatase PAP2 family protein, protein MWSCLPAILAVIAFGLWLRLDHIGPTGLDESWLSLVGIDHGSVPYWVAVALAEVGGGTGVAICTGVLTAFFALRKRFRAAIFLVTAMLAGIAASEVLKVIVTRLRPGDQLYESLGYSYPSGHSMGAAALATSLAIIAARAHHLRTRTEAVLPPQPDSQSQPAPAASARIDPTASPQPATKIGALKFHWSFVLAAVWILAMMWSRTALQVHWLTDALAGALLGIAVAVAVDEIWTRTAMRARSPRLAMWLAG, encoded by the coding sequence GTGTGGTCGTGCCTGCCGGCGATCCTGGCCGTCATCGCCTTCGGCCTGTGGCTGCGCCTCGACCACATCGGGCCCACCGGACTCGATGAGTCGTGGCTGAGCCTCGTCGGCATCGATCACGGGAGCGTGCCCTACTGGGTCGCCGTCGCCCTCGCCGAGGTAGGCGGCGGGACCGGTGTGGCCATCTGCACCGGCGTGCTCACCGCCTTCTTCGCTCTCCGCAAGCGGTTCCGCGCCGCGATCTTCCTAGTCACAGCGATGCTCGCGGGCATCGCAGCCTCTGAGGTGCTCAAAGTGATCGTCACCCGGCTGCGGCCCGGCGATCAGCTCTACGAGTCTCTCGGCTACTCCTACCCGTCCGGGCATTCGATGGGCGCGGCCGCCCTGGCGACCAGCCTGGCGATCATCGCCGCCCGTGCCCATCATCTCCGCACCCGCACCGAGGCGGTCCTGCCGCCCCAGCCCGACTCGCAGTCCCAGCCGGCCCCGGCCGCATCCGCGCGGATCGATCCGACCGCATCACCCCAACCCGCCACGAAGATCGGGGCACTGAAGTTCCATTGGTCGTTCGTGCTCGCGGCGGTGTGGATTCTCGCGATGATGTGGTCGCGCACGGCGCTGCAGGTCCATTGGCTCACCGACGCCCTCGCCGGGGCTCTCCTCGGCATCGCCGTGGCCGTCGCCGTCGACGAGATCTGGACCCGGACAGCGATGAGGGCCCGCTCACCTCGGCTGGCCATGTGGCTTGCCGGGTGA
- a CDS encoding ABC transporter ATP-binding protein, which produces MRPLLRFWPDLRSRIGVYALVLVLTLLANGIQLIIPVITGYIVDGPIAHRDLSALWLPVLGVLFIGIAEAVGMWARRMVVAPVVSHWEVTWRSRLFDRLQYTSVAIHDSWESGQLLSRAVNDLSQLRRFFAFGLPFLLSTPIVLAVGTVMLVIMQPVFGLIMIIMAVPAIIAVAVFEKHYRETSRRSQDTMGELTTDVEESIQGIRILKSFGRSPWAAERFSEISTRLKSLEVRKAKLDSWLWSVLLLLPTLAQAAIVAVGTWGVIEGWTTIGTVVAAVTISMVLRMPIEMLGFLLADALMALTAAGRYWEVIDIRHDITDTDGGVDDAPEVGRYSGKLRFDDVDFHFADTERLTLQGLDLTIAPGQTLALVGATGSGKTTLASLVPRLQDVSAGTVSIDDVDIRDMPVNELRHLVSVSFEDPILFSTSVAENVEMGAPGASEDEIWEALEIAAAKDFVSRLPDGLDTQVGEQGLSLSGGQRQRLALARAVIGRPRVLVLDDPLSAVDVDTEDRVQRALREILPDSTTLIIAHRPSTAALADVVAVLDEGRVAALGTHEQLLESSKLYRELMGASAKSDAHTHPGTAASATEGGPS; this is translated from the coding sequence GTGCGCCCCCTCCTCCGTTTCTGGCCTGATCTCCGCTCACGCATCGGCGTGTACGCCCTCGTACTCGTCCTCACTCTCCTGGCCAACGGAATCCAGCTCATCATCCCGGTGATCACCGGATACATCGTCGACGGGCCCATCGCCCACCGCGATCTGTCGGCCTTGTGGCTGCCGGTTCTCGGGGTGCTGTTCATCGGCATCGCCGAGGCGGTCGGAATGTGGGCGAGGCGCATGGTCGTCGCTCCCGTCGTCTCGCATTGGGAGGTGACGTGGCGTTCGCGTCTGTTCGATCGTCTGCAGTACACCTCGGTGGCGATCCATGATTCCTGGGAGTCCGGCCAGCTGCTCTCGCGCGCGGTGAATGATCTGTCCCAGCTGCGTCGCTTCTTCGCGTTCGGTCTGCCGTTCCTCCTCTCCACACCGATCGTGCTCGCCGTCGGCACGGTGATGCTCGTGATCATGCAGCCGGTGTTCGGTCTGATCATGATCATCATGGCGGTGCCGGCGATCATCGCGGTCGCCGTCTTCGAGAAGCACTACCGCGAGACCTCCCGCCGGTCGCAGGACACGATGGGCGAACTGACCACGGACGTCGAGGAATCCATTCAGGGCATCCGCATCCTCAAGTCCTTCGGCCGCTCCCCCTGGGCCGCCGAGCGCTTCTCCGAGATCTCGACCCGGCTGAAGTCCCTGGAGGTCCGCAAGGCGAAGCTCGACTCGTGGCTGTGGAGCGTGCTTCTGCTGCTGCCGACTCTGGCGCAGGCGGCGATCGTCGCCGTGGGCACCTGGGGAGTCATCGAAGGCTGGACGACGATCGGCACGGTCGTGGCGGCCGTGACGATCTCGATGGTGCTGCGTATGCCCATCGAGATGCTCGGCTTCCTGCTCGCCGATGCGCTCATGGCGCTGACCGCCGCCGGCAGGTACTGGGAGGTCATCGACATCCGCCACGACATCACCGATACCGACGGCGGTGTCGACGATGCTCCCGAGGTCGGGCGGTACAGCGGGAAGCTGCGCTTCGACGATGTCGACTTCCATTTCGCCGATACCGAACGGCTGACCCTGCAGGGCCTCGATCTCACCATCGCGCCCGGTCAGACCCTCGCTCTCGTCGGGGCGACCGGCTCGGGGAAGACGACGCTGGCGTCGTTGGTGCCCCGGCTGCAAGACGTCTCCGCCGGGACGGTGAGCATCGACGACGTCGATATCCGGGATATGCCGGTCAACGAGCTGCGCCACCTCGTCTCCGTGTCCTTCGAGGATCCGATTCTGTTTTCGACGTCGGTCGCCGAGAATGTCGAGATGGGTGCGCCCGGCGCGAGCGAGGATGAGATCTGGGAGGCCCTCGAGATCGCGGCGGCGAAGGACTTCGTCTCCCGACTGCCCGATGGGTTGGACACGCAGGTCGGCGAGCAGGGACTGTCTCTGTCCGGCGGTCAGCGTCAGCGCCTCGCTTTGGCCCGAGCGGTCATCGGTCGCCCGCGGGTCCTCGTCCTCGACGATCCGCTCTCGGCCGTCGATGTCGACACCGAGGATCGGGTGCAGCGGGCTCTGCGGGAGATCCTGCCGGATTCGACGACGCTCATCATCGCCCACCGCCCCTCTACGGCGGCGCTGGCCGATGTCGTGGCTGTGCTCGATGAAGGACGGGTTGCGGCACTGGGCACGCACGAACAGCTGCTCGAATCCTCGAAGCTCTACCGCGAGCTCATGGGGGCGAGCGCGAAGTCCGATGCGCACACGCATCCGGGGACGGCCGCCTCGGCGACGGAAGGAGGACCCTCATGA
- the ilvC gene encoding ketol-acid reductoisomerase — MAAERYYDDNADLSIIQGKKVAVIGYGSQGHAHSLSLRDSGAEVRIGLKEGSASRDKAAAEGLEVGTPAEVAAWADVITIAAPDQVQAEIFNSEIKDQLAPGKTLVFIHGFNIRYDYIKAPEGVDVIMVAPKGPGHVVRREFVDGRGVPVLVAVEVDASGKAWDTVLSYAKGIGGLRAGGIKTTFTEETETDLFGEQTVLCGGVSHLVQYGFETLTEAGYQPEIAYFEVLHELKLIVDLMVEGGIAKQRWSCSDTAEYGDYVSGPRVITPEVKENMKGVLDDIQNGKFAERFMNDQKNGAPEFKELRAKEEQHPIESTGRELRKMFAWLKDSDDDYTEGTAAR; from the coding sequence ATGGCAGCAGAACGCTATTACGACGACAATGCAGACCTGTCGATCATCCAGGGCAAGAAGGTCGCCGTCATCGGCTACGGCAGCCAGGGCCACGCCCACTCGCTGAGCCTGCGCGACTCCGGCGCAGAAGTCCGCATCGGTCTCAAGGAAGGCTCGGCCAGCCGCGACAAGGCAGCAGCCGAAGGCCTCGAGGTCGGCACCCCCGCCGAGGTGGCCGCATGGGCCGATGTCATCACCATCGCCGCTCCCGACCAGGTTCAGGCCGAGATCTTCAACAGCGAGATCAAGGATCAGCTGGCTCCCGGCAAGACCCTCGTGTTCATCCACGGCTTCAACATCCGCTACGACTACATCAAGGCTCCCGAGGGCGTCGACGTCATCATGGTCGCCCCGAAGGGACCCGGCCACGTGGTCCGTCGTGAGTTCGTCGACGGCCGCGGTGTGCCCGTGCTCGTCGCCGTCGAGGTCGACGCCTCCGGCAAGGCCTGGGACACCGTCCTGTCCTACGCCAAGGGCATCGGCGGCCTGCGCGCCGGCGGCATCAAGACCACCTTCACCGAGGAGACCGAGACCGACCTGTTCGGTGAGCAGACCGTGCTCTGCGGCGGTGTCTCGCACCTCGTCCAGTACGGTTTCGAGACCCTGACCGAGGCCGGCTACCAGCCTGAGATCGCCTACTTCGAGGTCCTCCACGAGCTCAAGCTCATCGTCGACCTCATGGTCGAGGGCGGCATCGCCAAGCAGCGTTGGTCCTGCTCCGACACCGCCGAGTACGGCGACTACGTCTCCGGCCCGCGCGTCATCACCCCCGAGGTGAAGGAGAACATGAAGGGCGTCCTCGACGACATCCAGAACGGAAAGTTCGCCGAGCGCTTCATGAACGACCAGAAGAACGGCGCACCGGAGTTCAAGGAGCTGCGCGCCAAGGAAGAGCAGCACCCGATCGAGTCCACCGGTCGCGAACTGCGCAAGATGTTCGCATGGCTCAAGGACTCGGACGACGACTACACCGAGGGCACTGCCGCTCGCTGA
- the serA gene encoding phosphoglycerate dehydrogenase, which produces MPKPVVLIAEELSPATIEALGGDFEIRHTEGADRSQLLPAIADADAILVRSATQVDAEAINAAKNLKVIARAGVGLDNVDVPAATSAGVMVVNAPTSNIISAAELTMAHILGSARYFGAGNTSLKAGEWNRKKYTGVELYEKTLGIVGLGRIGGLVAERAKAFGMRLVGYDPYITQARAAQMGVEVLDLPGLLAVSDFVTVHMPKTPETVGMISTEELKAAKPGTRFINVARGGIIDEAALAEAVASGEVGGAGIDVWNVEPPEHSALMDLDAVNVTPHLGASTHEAQEKAGVAVAKSVRKALAGELVPDAVNVAGGAIHEDVRPGIPLAERLGRVVNALADSSVTHFKVEVNGEIADKDVSVLKLSALKGLFKDVVSDQVSYVNAPLLAEERGIGVELVTDPYCESFRNITRLTATTSTGQRISVSGTVTGPKLVQKLTEVDGYSLEIELTDNLLIFRYEDRPGIIGQLGLALGANNVNIAGMQVSPASTSNEALSVLAVDSVVSDEVVKAVAGAVNASAFTGVSLQED; this is translated from the coding sequence GTGCCCAAGCCCGTCGTGCTCATCGCCGAAGAACTGTCACCGGCCACCATCGAAGCTCTCGGAGGAGACTTCGAGATCCGTCACACCGAGGGCGCTGACCGATCCCAGCTCCTGCCCGCCATCGCCGACGCCGATGCGATCCTCGTCCGGTCGGCCACGCAGGTCGATGCCGAAGCCATCAACGCTGCGAAGAACCTCAAGGTCATCGCCCGCGCCGGAGTCGGACTCGACAATGTCGATGTCCCCGCAGCCACCTCGGCGGGTGTCATGGTCGTCAACGCACCCACGTCGAACATCATCTCCGCAGCCGAGCTGACGATGGCTCACATCCTCGGTTCGGCTCGCTACTTCGGTGCCGGAAACACTTCGCTGAAGGCAGGGGAATGGAACCGGAAGAAGTACACCGGCGTCGAACTCTACGAGAAGACCCTGGGCATCGTCGGCCTCGGCCGCATCGGCGGACTCGTCGCCGAGCGCGCGAAGGCCTTCGGCATGCGCCTCGTCGGCTACGATCCCTACATCACTCAGGCCCGTGCGGCTCAGATGGGCGTCGAGGTCCTCGACCTGCCTGGTCTGCTCGCCGTGTCCGACTTCGTCACCGTGCACATGCCCAAGACGCCGGAGACCGTCGGCATGATCAGCACCGAGGAGCTCAAGGCCGCCAAGCCCGGAACCCGGTTCATCAACGTCGCCCGCGGCGGCATCATCGACGAGGCGGCCCTGGCCGAGGCCGTGGCCAGCGGTGAGGTCGGGGGAGCCGGAATCGACGTCTGGAACGTCGAACCGCCGGAGCACTCGGCGCTCATGGACCTCGACGCCGTCAACGTCACCCCGCACCTGGGCGCCTCGACGCACGAGGCGCAGGAGAAGGCCGGTGTGGCCGTCGCGAAGTCCGTGCGCAAGGCCCTGGCCGGCGAACTCGTCCCCGATGCGGTCAACGTCGCCGGTGGTGCCATCCACGAGGATGTGCGCCCGGGAATCCCGCTGGCTGAGCGCCTCGGTCGGGTCGTCAATGCGCTGGCCGACTCCTCGGTCACGCACTTCAAGGTCGAGGTCAACGGTGAGATCGCGGACAAGGACGTCTCCGTCCTCAAGCTGTCGGCTCTCAAGGGTCTGTTCAAGGACGTCGTGTCCGATCAGGTCTCCTATGTCAATGCTCCGCTGCTGGCCGAGGAGCGCGGGATCGGCGTCGAACTCGTCACCGACCCGTACTGCGAATCGTTCCGCAATATCACCCGCCTGACGGCGACGACGAGCACCGGTCAGCGGATCTCCGTGTCGGGAACCGTGACGGGGCCGAAGCTCGTGCAGAAGCTCACCGAGGTCGACGGGTACTCACTCGAGATCGAGCTGACGGACAACCTGCTGATCTTCCGCTACGAGGACCGTCCGGGCATCATCGGCCAGCTGGGTCTGGCTCTCGGGGCCAACAACGTCAACATCGCCGGCATGCAGGTCTCGCCCGCATCGACGAGCAATGAGGCGCTCTCCGTTCTGGCCGTGGACTCGGTCGTCTCCGACGAGGTCGTCAAGGCTGTGGCCGGTGCCGTGAATGCCTCGGCCTTCACCGGTGTTTCGCTGCAGGAGGACTGA
- a CDS encoding GNAT family N-acetyltransferase, which translates to MTNYRFEDFEPTIDEATGDPDERTKAYFASTSVGFHDPRSTDKALVGRVKRAIADGRKLTAVYADQEFGHGLDSSIPVATFAWFEKLVNVGGGRLVPGHLITWITVRPTHRRRGLLRSLMTTDLAEAKAAGYPFAALTATEGGIYSRFGFGVATWLRSIEVDTSPGFKMVREPDRRVEMCLPSELRELAPKIYHRFMRTSPGAMERQQTYIERATGALNVETGEEDRGVRAALHFDEQGEPDGYVSYKFAGWSKSPPTVDIIDFVAATDAAYASLWSFLAAIDLSTRVTFGESAEYSPLPWLLTDSRRVKTVASEDNIWIRILDVKAALEARPWYVPGTLTIDIDDSLDLAGGRYTITSNGTDAEVTPASDSTPADLGLGIAELGSLFLGGADPVILARAGRIDEHTPGSAVLASAMFSLGRAPYSPNGF; encoded by the coding sequence GTGACGAATTACAGATTCGAAGACTTCGAGCCCACCATCGACGAAGCCACCGGCGATCCGGATGAGCGCACCAAGGCGTACTTCGCCTCGACGAGCGTCGGCTTCCACGACCCCCGCTCCACGGATAAGGCCCTGGTCGGACGAGTGAAGCGGGCGATCGCCGATGGGCGCAAGCTCACGGCCGTCTACGCCGACCAGGAGTTCGGACACGGACTGGACTCGTCCATCCCGGTCGCGACCTTCGCGTGGTTCGAAAAGCTCGTCAATGTCGGCGGCGGCCGACTGGTCCCCGGCCACCTCATCACCTGGATCACGGTGCGCCCGACGCATCGCCGTCGCGGACTCCTCCGATCGCTCATGACCACGGACCTCGCCGAGGCGAAGGCCGCCGGCTACCCGTTCGCCGCGCTGACCGCGACCGAAGGCGGAATCTACTCGCGGTTCGGATTCGGCGTGGCGACCTGGCTGCGTTCGATCGAGGTCGACACCTCACCCGGGTTCAAGATGGTCCGCGAACCCGATCGCCGCGTCGAGATGTGCCTGCCCAGTGAGCTGCGCGAACTGGCTCCGAAGATCTACCACCGTTTCATGCGCACCTCGCCCGGGGCGATGGAGCGCCAGCAGACTTACATCGAACGCGCCACCGGTGCCCTCAACGTCGAGACCGGCGAAGAGGACCGCGGGGTCCGCGCGGCTCTGCACTTCGACGAACAGGGTGAGCCCGATGGCTATGTGTCCTACAAGTTCGCCGGCTGGTCGAAGTCGCCGCCGACCGTTGACATCATCGACTTCGTGGCCGCCACCGATGCGGCCTACGCCTCCCTGTGGTCGTTCCTCGCCGCCATCGACCTCTCGACCCGCGTGACCTTCGGCGAGTCCGCCGAATACTCGCCGCTGCCGTGGCTGCTCACCGATTCGCGGCGCGTGAAGACCGTCGCCAGCGAGGACAACATCTGGATCCGCATCCTCGACGTCAAGGCCGCGCTCGAGGCCCGACCCTGGTACGTGCCCGGGACGCTGACGATCGACATCGACGATTCCCTCGACCTCGCCGGCGGGCGGTACACGATCACATCGAACGGCACCGATGCCGAGGTGACCCCCGCCTCCGATTCGACGCCGGCAGATCTGGGGCTCGGCATCGCCGAGCTCGGTTCCCTGTTCCTCGGCGGTGCCGATCCCGTCATCCTCGCCCGGGCTGGACGCATCGATGAGCACACACCGGGGTCCGCTGTGCTCGCCAGTGCGATGTTCAGTCTCGGCCGGGCGCCGTATTCGCCGAACGGCTTCTGA
- a CDS encoding HpcH/HpaI aldolase/citrate lyase family protein has product MTETIRNARAAALPAKLSRSWLLVNAAKEELFTPAQTSEADSVIFDLEASVPDDKKLEARDNVVRALENGMSAWVRINKMESEFWDDDLAAVAMLPGMRGVMLPETERPEQVSYTAMRAKAGLPVLALLESARGVENATRIAEAPGTFRLAFGTNDFRKDTGFSGDPMALAYARSRLTIASRMGGLPGPIDGPSAADADDAKVWSDAEVTHMMGMTGKLVLSVDQVNTLNEAMSPSEDERDWARQMLEAAQGGSEITDGSYLPRLARAKKIASLADTYGLWNA; this is encoded by the coding sequence TTGACTGAAACCATCCGCAATGCCCGTGCCGCAGCCCTGCCCGCCAAGCTCTCCCGGTCCTGGCTGCTCGTCAACGCTGCCAAAGAGGAGCTCTTCACTCCCGCGCAGACCTCGGAAGCGGATTCCGTCATCTTCGACCTCGAGGCCTCAGTGCCCGACGACAAGAAGCTCGAAGCTCGCGACAACGTGGTGCGCGCGCTTGAGAACGGAATGTCGGCCTGGGTGCGCATCAACAAGATGGAATCGGAATTCTGGGACGACGACCTCGCCGCCGTCGCCATGCTCCCCGGCATGCGCGGAGTGATGCTGCCGGAGACCGAACGCCCCGAACAGGTCTCCTACACCGCCATGCGTGCCAAGGCCGGCCTGCCGGTGCTCGCGCTGCTCGAATCCGCTCGCGGAGTCGAGAACGCCACCCGCATCGCCGAGGCGCCGGGAACCTTCCGACTCGCATTCGGCACGAACGACTTCCGCAAGGACACCGGATTCTCCGGCGACCCGATGGCTCTGGCCTATGCGCGATCACGGCTGACCATCGCCTCCCGCATGGGCGGTCTGCCCGGCCCCATCGACGGCCCGTCTGCCGCCGACGCCGACGATGCGAAGGTCTGGTCCGACGCCGAGGTCACCCACATGATGGGCATGACCGGCAAGCTCGTCCTCAGCGTCGACCAGGTCAACACCCTCAACGAGGCGATGAGCCCGAGCGAGGACGAACGCGACTGGGCCCGCCAGATGCTCGAGGCCGCGCAGGGCGGATCCGAGATCACCGACGGCTCCTACCTGCCGCGTCTGGCCCGTGCGAAGAAGATCGCATCGCTGGCTGACACCTACGGCCTCTGGAACGCCTGA